The window CCCCAATTGGAACGACGTTTGCCTCCGCAAATGCCAGAATGAATGCCTTaagctttctttttcttattcctCTTAAAgcatttctttgttttccctcttaGAATCGATCTTTTGGTTTTGTGATTTGGGGTTCTTTTCCTTTTGCATCTGAAAAAACTAACAAGGAATTTGGCACCATTAGACACAGATCAGATCATCAATTCAATATGCAGGTCATAAGTAGAATAGCGTAGATCAAAGGTCTTCTTCGTCATCGGGGTCTCTTTCTGCATCGATAATGCTGTTCTTCAGGACCTTCACCGTCTCGGCCGTCTTGCGCACTGCATCGCCCAGTACATTAGGCGGGCGATCTCACACTACCCTCAACTGTTGCTTTACTCATCCCCAAACTCTTGGCAACAACCTCTGTCACCACTTCTCCACCACCAGCAGGGCCATGCTCTTCAGTGGTTCTCCTGACACAATCACAAACACCATGTACGCATAGAAGCCAGAAGCCAAAACCCCAAATCCCAAATTTGCAGCTACTGATGTATCCATGAAACTTACTATGGATGATTGGAGGGAAAGAAATACATCCTGACCAGATTCATGgacgattttttattttttatttttgggtagaattcatGGACGATTTAATATCTCCCAAAATGTAAACCAATTGTTGGTGATGTGATGTTATTGCAGAGAATATGCTTCTTGCAAGCTCTGTAAGAGAGGGCTTGGTTGGTTTATCCTCAACGTCTTGGCTCATTCTCACTGCAATTACAGAGAGAATTccaagagagagaatggagcAGAGAAGAATCAATGCGGTGGTTCTCTGTAATTTGTTCATTCTCTCTGTATTTAGCTGTAGAAGAAAGCATCCTCGTCCTCGTTTAGTCACCCTCACAGTCAGGGCTTTAAAACAAGAAGCCGATTCGGTTTCGGATTGGCTGGATCGGCCGCTTTGGAATGGGAGGAATGGATCGGGCTCGACCGATTCACCCGATTCGATTCCGTCTATTAAAACCGTGGTCCAAGAGTGAAGACTCTTGAGCCTTTCTGGTTCTTGACTTTGGAGACTTCCATAGCTTGAAACTTCGAACTCCATTATTAGTTATGTCATTTGGCCCTTGTATATGGCCAAATTAAATGATGTCCAAACCAGCAGAAAGCCACATCAGATCCTTGGCTAATAATTGACTCCCCTCAATGAGTCAAATCTACTCTTAGGATCTTTAATTCTTTATCCCCTGCAATTCCCTGCCTGGTACAATTTTTGCAGTTTCCTAACAAGGGGCcacaatgaccattccaccgcTAATCGAATATTTTGCTTGGATAGGGTCCACccctctcttattagaggcactagggaaatTATACCAGTCAGAGAATCGTAGAAGTTATTTTTCCTTCATCTATCTACATTCGCGATTGACCAAAAAACTATACATTCATTGGCTCTTAGCCTTCACGTTTCTCCTATAAGGCAGCGTATGCAATTCTATATTTTCGTgggggaaaaagatctctacttggtggtgtttttacgccctctcacaggcaccgtgagatgatgcctctgccccttgggtagatacccaggtgtACTCACCCATTGACCCAGATGCTTGTacagagaccatgcgaccaagtagagatctcttgcccatccATGGGTGATGCAAAGTCCCAAGTCCCGATCACATTCACatgtaaccccccccccccaacttccATTATTTGTCTTTCCACCCACCTCACTAGGGGTTGAACAGAAGCGGATTAGGctggtttttcaaaaccctagtccaatctgagtcctcttagctcacaAGCCCAACTTGACCTGAGGTTATCTCAGCCTAGGTCAACGCTATTGGTCAGACACATGAGGCTGGATAGGGGCGGGGTTTGtgtcatgggggggggggggctggtaATTTTGCCCACCACCCATGTGTGTGGACGTACCTTGCGCCCCGGTGTAGAGAACTTTATCCCTATATAATTATATGAAATCAGGGTCAAGCTGAACCGGGCCAAACTCAGTCCAAGACTTCAACCCAAGCTCGGCCCAGCCTGGCCTCAGGCTTGAAAATCCCGGCCCAAACCTTCCCTATGGGctgaaaagcccagcctagGCCTGGTCTGGGCTCTAGACGGACTCAGACAAACTAGGGTTCacatggccaaacttacaccacCATGCACATACACGAAGAGATATCATTTTCTGTGTGGCCATTGGTGTAATGTAGGAGATTCTTCATACTGCGTCAAGACCCTATCCCAAACATTAATTAGAGTGTGAGTATGAACTGTTAGATCGACCACGTTCAGACTTCGGTTAAATCAGCCATGCCAGACCTCACTGGTTCTCCATTTTGCCAACCCCCGTTTAAACCCGAACCATGTAACCTCCTCTGCATATTTATTCAGATCCACTCCGAGACTGGAAAACCCTGGTAATCTACAACCAGTCGATCATGCTCATACCTGCACCTTATCCAAGTGGACAAAGAAATTGCATGCAAGGAGACACATGACGGATATCAGAATGTGGTTGGAACTACTTCCATTGCCAATTTATGAGTCTTCTGTTCCCTTTCATCCATAGTGTCTGAAATGTTACAGAAATAGTGCCACCCGGAGCTTGGATGCTTGAACTAATGAACTAAGGACAATGTGAACTTGTAAATAAGTAGATTAGATAGATAAGAGCTTTCCACAAACAAATCCAACCATGGATTTACTGGGGTTTCTCAGTTGTCTTCTTTCTGAGATCGTATTCGTCTTGGTTTCTTACTTGTTGGTCACCTTGTTTCTCACTCACAAAACTGGGTTCCTAGTGAACATAGCTGGAACACTACCTTCCCTTGTCCTCAACTTGAACCGCTTCCACGACTGGTGCACCCAGATCCTTAGTAACAATCGTGGCACCTTGGTGCTCAAAGGACCATGGTTTACCACTAGGGACACCCTCCTCACCTGCAACCCTGATAACCTCCACCACATACTGATCACCAACTTCACAAACTTCCCTAAAGGATCTGACTACTCTGAGATGTTTGATATTCTTGGGGATGCATGGAATCTTTAATGCAGACTCTGAGTCATGGAGATGCCAGAGGCAATTGGCTCATACCCACTTGAACGCGCCTGTGTTTCGTCGGCATCTGGCAAAGACTGGTAGTGAGATGGTGGAGAAGGAGCTCATGCCCTTTCTGTCTAGTATAGCTCGAAAAGGTGAAGTTGTGGATTTGCAGGATGTGTTGCTAAGGTTCACGTTTGATAGTGCATGTGCTTTGGTTTTTGATGTTGAAGCTAATTCACTGGGATCTGAGGCCAGCCCATTTGGGAGACCAGTGGATGAGGCACCGGAGGTGATTTTTAATCGGTATCTTATGCCTGGGAAGGTCTGGAAGTTCCTGAGAAGGTTGAAACTGGGGAAGAGGAAGCTAGCCGAGGCCAGGGTGACCATAGACAATTTCATAGCTCATTGCATTTCAAACAGAAGGGAGGAGCTGAGGAAGAGCAGAGATATTGATGAACAAGAGAAAGCCCAGAAAGGAAGTGATTTACTAACTTGTTATATGGAATCAGAACTTGAACACAAAGGAAATGACAAGTTCTTCAGAGACACCACACTGAACTTGTTCATTGCAGGGAGAGACACCACTAGTGCAGCCCTCACATGGTTCTTCTGGTTAGTGTCTAAAAACCCCAATGTAGAGACTAAGATCCTGGAGGAGATCAGATCAAAGTTGCAGAGAGATTACAACGATGAAGTAATGATGGAGGTATTTGAGAGTGATTTTCTGGGTGGACTTGTTTATTTACATGCTTCTCTGTGTGAGTCACTGAGGCTGTAGCCAGCCCTTCCAGTAGATCAAAAGGGTGTGGATCATGAAGTGGTTCTTCCAACTGGTCATGTTGTGAAGCCAGGGATGATGGTGGTTTACTCAATCTATGCCATGGGAAGGATGGAGTGGATTTGGGGAGAAGAATCCGAGGAATTCAAGCCAGAGAGATGGATTACAAGCAGAGGAGAGCTGAAAACTGAACATCCCTGCAAGTTCATGGCTTTCAATGCTGGACCTCGAACTTGTCTTGGCAAAGACATAGCTTTCACTCAAATGAAGTCTGTCGCAGCTGCTGTGCTTTACAATTTCCATGTTCAGGTCTTGGAAGACCACCCTGTATCGCCTAAGAATTCAATTATGCTCTTCATGAAGCATGGGTTGATGGTTAGATTGAGAgacaagggagagagagggggatgTAACTAGGTGACTAAGTCCATGACTCCATGATTTAAATCAAACTTTAGTGAGAAAAAGGGCTTGCACATCTTTctcccaaatcccaaacctGTTTTCAGTCAAGGCTCTAAAGGTGTGGTAGTTAGAAATAGATCCGATGTAAGAGATAAATTAAAGGATGGTGATTTGACACTATAATTGGACTTTGGGTTTATCATTAACTCCCATCCCTTATTGTTTtttgtccaaaatacccttctccaATCCAATCAGACCAGGCTTTCAAGTATCGAGATCAGATCAGCCAAAGATGATTCTGATTTTGGTCTATCCAGATCGTCAAATCCTTGCATGGAAACTAGGATTAAGGCATCAAAACACCAATTTTGAGCCGATCTAAGCCGATTCTAAATCTGATCTGGATTAGAATCGGCCAAGATCAATCCGGAATCCCTGAATCTGAGGGTCAAATGGGGGTGGAGgaaaagattctctcttcaccatgggtggagagaCACTGGGTCCTAAACTAAAAGATGTACTAGAGGAAACAATCACAATGTTCCAGTGTGTTTTGGGTTAGTACTGATGATACTTGGGCTTGATTATTTTCTCCTGTTAGGATAAAATCCAGTTTTGTTTAGTCAGTAACCATTGATAACAACATTGATTGTGAAGCTCAATCATATTTCATGCACACGTGACACAATAAATAGAAATCCAACGTTAAATACATCAACCACTACATGAAGATCTGCAACATAAACAATATACTACACAAAACAGCTCAAAGGTACACCTCCATGGGTTGCCTGGTGAAGCTCTCTCATACACACTTCACAAGAAGATAGTGTCTTATGCAAAGGAATGAACTAATCGAATTCCAATTACCAATCCCACCTCCTACCAAAACTCTAAGCCGCATAACAGTTGAAACTTACACTACCTCTTATCATGGTTCAGCTTTTTTGTTTCTGGAATTGGGTCAAGCAGAGGAGGTTTACCAGCTCCCACCGCAGTTCCTGAAATGTTACATTGGTCAATGATCTGCACTAGTCTTTCACTGCCCTTGCTTCAAAACCTCCTTCCGGTCGCCTTATTAGATTGTAAGGCATGTGGGTACCAAGAATTTTATCCCAAATTGGAAAGAATGGCTGAGAATAATTATATTTCAAACCTTGAAGTTGATGGTGAATGTCGTGGTAAGCAGTGTTATTCTGAAAGACAAGATGGAAGATGTTTCCAGGTAGCCAGAGTCCACAGTGATCATCAACAGTTTTGATAACAGCAAAGCAGAAGAAGATCACAGCAGTCCGTGCGGTCATTCCCGATACCAGGAAGGAGATGGCTCCTCCAAAAGTGTCAAGCAGGAGACCTTCAAGCGGATGGTTATAAAGGGCTCCAATTGCATAAGGGACAACCAACCTATGATGTTGCGAGTGAACAGTGCGGTAGAGAAACTTGTTATAGTGCATGTATCGATGCACAAAGTATTGCCATGCATCCATGACCAGCATTGCAACAAAGATCTGCACAAGTTGAACAAGAAGTGAAGGCTGAACAGTTATCCCAGACGAACTCGGCTTTGAGGTCAACTGCATCACAAACCAAGAGTACATTAACTATTGAATAGTGGAAATTATCCATCTCAGAAAAACAAAGATTCGCAATGGGATTTATTCACAAATGACACACGTGCACAAGAATCGAATCCCAACCTTTTACATGACTAATGAAGGAGAACAAGAGAAAGTAGGCAGGAATGGAATTGATGAGTAAGGAAGTTAATAAAATAAGTCTGATGCAATCCTGTAGAACAATATGAATTCaaatatttcattcatgttttGCAACTTGGCAATGTCTTCGTAGCCAATCAGATTTCTTGAATGAGCAGAGGTTTTTGCCAGGGAAGAGATGGATGAGAACACAATTGTGGGTGTGAGTTTTTCTACTGGTTCTTTCAATGCAGGGTAATTCTTTCGTGTCCCAAACCATTTTCAACAATAAATGTTCAGATCCTGAAATTGTAAAGATGTTTGAGGTGGAAGTATCGCTAAAGCATTCTTTTGATCTCCTTGGGCCCTTGCCAGAGGTGACAAAGAAGGTGTAGTTTGGGCTCACGGACCCATCAAATACTAAAAGCATACTACCATAAAAGCTCCTGGAAATTCTGGGAGGAAAGCAACAGCAGGATTGTCATAGaaaaggtttaaagtattggtatcaggTATCGTATTGGAATGATGATTTTTAGAGACATATCGTATTGTACAggagagacgcaagatacactaaagatacaaatggaaatggtcaagaaacatatggaaatgcttaggatatatacaaaaaaagttttgaagcataaaacactataaataaataatatgtaaaatatatcatgtataaaaggagaacaaagtacgacgagacaagtgcattcaattggttatatataaaggatgaggtttcttacatgtactaataacatttttttaggtatcgtatcggtacacTAAAGATATGATAGGTATTGGTTAGTATCAGCAGATACGGaaggatactttaaaccttggtcaTGGACAAAGTGATGATTAAGGAAGAGTTTTGTCAGTCACTGTTTTAATCGGAAGGAGAAAAAATGTGATATTAGAAGCCAT is drawn from Telopea speciosissima isolate NSW1024214 ecotype Mountain lineage chromosome 1, Tspe_v1, whole genome shotgun sequence and contains these coding sequences:
- the LOC122648593 gene encoding very-long-chain aldehyde decarbonylase GL1-9-like, which gives rise to MVFWEGYLSDEAMGTFAPIVVYWVYAGIYQLLPPLDHYRLHTRREEEEKNSVPLPKVIKGVLLQQLVQATVAHTLFLLTSKPSSSGITVQPSLLVQLVQIFVAMLVMDAWQYFVHRYMHYNKFLYRTVHSQHHRLVVPYAIGALYNHPLEGLLLDTFGGAISFLVSGMTARTAVIFFCFAVIKTVDDHCGLWLPGNIFHLVFQNNTAYHDIHHQLQGLKYNYSQPFFPIWDKILGTHMPYNLIRRPEGGFEARAVKD